GATTACTTACAATCTTTCTGGGTCGGTCTGGAGGACGGGCTCGCCCAGAACATGGGGCAAAAGAAGGAAAACCCCCGGCTCCCACGAAAAATGCCAATTTCGGAGTAGACGAGTATACTTGTACTCAATAACTGCTGGAACAGTGACTGTACGAGAGAGGACGGGACCAGCACACCGGGGAAGCCATGAAGAGCGTTGCTAGAGAATTCAAACTGCAGCTGTGGGAGGCAACGAGCGGCGTGAGCCGCTCCAGCACCCACTGACACGTGCCTCCACTAAGCCCGTTCTGCACCGGCCGGCTGATCGAGAGCATCTGCGGGCCGGAGCGTTGCGCAGGTCATCCACGCGCTGACCgccacacacatacacacacacacacacaccgtCGACTTGAGCAAAAAACAGCGGAgtcggccgccgctgcggttCTGCTGCCCTCGTAACATCCCGCGCGTCACCGGCGTGCAAGACGCAGAGGTGTTTCTACCGAGAAAACCCACTGCCGAATGAGGATCGCGGCCAAGAGCCGGGCATCTGTTTGTACTGACGTGTAGTGGCACGCGGGAACATATCCGCATGTATGCCGACTTCGTCCGGCAGCGCTTACGCACGGTAGTGTCCGGCGGGATGcagtcgccttctctctgagACAACCCTTAGTCACTTCTGATGTATCCACAGAACAGCTACGTCCGTCTCGAGAAACTCTCGCAATGTACGGGGGAGCACTCAGGGAAAGACACGTCTGCACATAATCTATCGCACATCGTTGAGATTACCCGGCTGTGGTGGGGGTCTGATACAGGACTCTTGATCATTCGCTTCTGTAGAatatatactacgagttgtTACACTGGTTTATATCTTTAAGGTATTTGGGTCACTGGATGGTAAGCAGACGCACTGGTCTTAGAGGCCTGCTAACACTGTTCTGGCCTGGGCTGTTGCTTCGTACGCTTAATCCGTTATCCTCGCTTCTTAGCCAAGAGGCTCTCAGTGAAGCGGTCGGTGGGTGCGCGGAAAAACTGCCACTGGGGCCGAGTGAGTGGAATGAGGTGCTAAGCGGATTCGAAATTCAGTGCAAGTTACGTATCTACAGCGCAATGGAAGGTCAACCCGCGGGTGGGCCTTTACCCGGCCCCCCCACGGCTGCAGTTGGCACTTACACCAGGTAATACCCGAAAATGGGACTGAAACACGGGTGGGGGCTTTCACTCAACTCCCTTGGCAAGGAAAATGCCAAAACAGTGACGAAACCTGTTTGAAGCGTAGTGTGTACCTTAATCCGACTGTCGCCCCCCGCTGCGTTTCTGGGCACACATTACGGCATTTTTTTAGGCAACGGAAGCTGCACAGATGTGCCAtcgtctgcttctttccTTCGCGCCCCCTTCCGTCTCCTGCTAGCGATCTCTTGAACGAATGCTTGCTTTCTTAGGACTTTCGGCGATACTTTTCTGTCACGCAAAAACCTGGCGGCCCTCCTTCTCaccctttttctctgcggctgGATATGGGCCGCCCCGGCCTCAGCCACGTACGTCGAAGAAAAACATCCATTCTGTCGTTGGGAACCGCCCACTCAACGGACCCCGAGGCTTCGCGCCCAGACTGCGTCatcgcgctgccctcgcgcgtcgcgcgtgtcGAGTGCAATCGTTTCTCTTAGAGGCgcgctgtacgtacaccgctAGTTCGCATTTTCATCTGCACAGTTTTCCTCGCCCTTTCAAGTTTTTTCCTGTTTCGTCAAGGCGAAGGAAAAAGGAAACTCGTTGAGAACCTCCATTCCCCGAAATTTGCGTCGAGCTCCCTGGTAAGATCATCTCTGAGTTGCGGGATCTTTCTGTACAGCGCAGCAAGCGTTCCGTCGTACTCCGTGGGCCAGGAAAGATCTCCAGTCTCTCGGGACCACAGAGAGGGGAAGGAAAGGCGCCCGTGCCGTGCGCTGCGTTGAGGGACAGAAACTAGTTGTTGAAAGTGAACCGCTGATCGCGTTTGCGTGCTTTTAAAATCGTGTTTCATTTTCCTCGCCTTTTGAGCTgcgaacgccgcgcgccgccctcttcttccccattctctctcgtcgcgtgcgcagccgTCGTGCCTTTTACGCGTACGGTTTCTCTTGCAGAAAGACGTTGTGCAGAACCGGCGTGGAACGAGGGAGCTTTCTGAGAAGACATCCCTCTCGCCCAATCTCAGCTTTTTCGCCAGGAATCGTTTTTCCGCTTTTTGGAAAGGGATTCGATGCGCATGTTGAACGGTCCGGAGCCTCTTCTGTGGACCTGCGCCTCTGTGGCTTTCATTCTCTCACTTTCGTCAGGTCCGTTAGCAGACTTAGGCGTACGCCTAATACATAAAGAGCTTGCGTACTTTCGTCCGTATTCGAAAAACGATTccggctgcgcacgcgggaCTTCGTGTTGCGCTGCGGATCTTGTGCGTTACGGGAGAAACTGGGGAAATGGGGCTGTGGCGTGCTGGGGCCGAAGGGTGAACTGTGGCGCTGCTCGATGACAGCCGAGCGAGCGTGAGTTGGGGCGTCGCTCCTTTGTTGTTTTTCTTTGTGTTTTCTGTGTgttggttttttttttcgtctctACCTAATGACCGCATGTTGGCGTGTGTTCGCTGGCAAACTCCGGCCTACACACCGCGGCCCTGGCCCGTTATCGCCGTGATTCTCAAGCTTCGCGTTTACAGCGTATGTCCATCCTCGAGACACGAGTGAAGACTTTTTATCACGAAGCCGTGGCAGAGAAGGTCGCGGTGGAAAAACGGCTGTCGTTCTCGTGTGCCGTGAATCTTGGAAGGACCGTGAAGACTCCGTGTATGTCCATCTAGTCGGTTGGGCGTGCCCTCGACGATGGAAATGTGTGTGCTTGTGTGCCGATGCAGACGTTGCACGAGCCGCTCTGCAGAGATTTCCGAGTTCGTGCGCACAGTCCTCCTGCGGCTTTTTAGTTCGGGCTTTCCCGCTACATTTGGCAATTTTCGTTGCGTGTCTTTCATTGTTACGGTGGTGTGTTTCTTTGCAATGTGCTCAGGATTGAAGCGAGGCTTCCGCGCCGGGACCAGGAGGGACATCTGTCCTCGAACTTGTTAAGACTGCTTCACTGCGTTTTCGAATCAAAGGGATTTCTCGTCGCGTGTCACTCTCGCAcactctctcttcgtctgccaGGCTCTGcacgtcgcgctcgccgcccgaTTGCGCCCGTCCGTATCTGTACTAGTCTCGCTGCTTATCGGATCGCGCATTTGTTCTCTGCTGCGATCCTTGTCACCAGCGTCGCTCGTGCTGCGCTTCAGTGTCTTccggctttttttttctccgccaAGATGAGCAAGCTCGAGAAGAAATGCCCGATCTGCTACGACAagctgccctcgccggcaGATGTCCTCGGGCCGATGGACCGCGAGTTGAACTACTTCATGTGGATGCCTGGCTTCGAGTGGAGGCCTGAGCgcgaggctgaggaggaagatTACGACTACGAGAGCGGCTCGTCATCGCGCAGAAAGgagcccgcaggcgccgcggatgaAGACATGGAggaggccctcgaggagATGGTGGAGGCCGACGAGATGAAGGAGCGCTTCAGCGACAGAGCCTCCGGCGGAAAAATCaccagcgacgacgccctcgtcctcgcgcgccaaCTCGGCCTCGCCCCCTCCTACGCCGACAAAGAACACATCGAGAAACAAAGCGGCGACAACCTCGACTACGCAACCTTCCAGAAATTCGTCGGCGCAAGTACCCACCCCGAAGACAACATCGAGGACCTGGTCGAGGCCTTTGCCTACTTTGATCAATCCGtaagagagagggagggagagagagaccaCGTGCTTGGAGGCACAGGCTTTACGAATGTCTGCACGTGTGAACATTCACATCTGCATGTCGGGCCGTGATATGCGTATCAGGTCCAGGTTTATCCGTTCGTTTACTTCGCATTTTCATCCGAAGCCCCTTAAGAGACTAGTTGTGCTGCAGTCTGCGTAGGGAACAGAGCTGTAGATTCTCACGGTTTTAGCGATGCGGTCTGCGtatcgcgcgggcgcggctgtggagagaaggccgcctgtgcgcctgcgtgtgtgaACGCTtggctgcgcgcgagtcatttctcttcgctggcggccgccttGTTTGTTTTTCTCAGAAGCACGGCTTCCTGTCGCGCAAACAGATGGCGAACATTCTGATGACCTACGGCGAGCCCCTGACGCCGGCGGAGTTCGATGCCTTGGCTGGGTGAGACGCAGTCAGATATAATTAAATTTTTATTTATTTTTGTTTTTATATAGACACCTACTAGGGAGGGACGCAAACGTGTCGGCCTCCTTCAGCGTCGTCAAACGCTGCGTCTGCACCTCGGCAAACTAGTTGTATAGGACACAGTTccgtatatacatatatagagtGATACATAAATGAATACTTATATATGTAATTCCGGATGCCAGCTGTAGGGAATTCGGTTCCACCACGATTGTTTGTTTTTCTTATCTGTCCCTGTCCCTTCTGTGCAGGCAGTACTTCAAGGGCGACCAGATCGACTACAGGGAATTCTGCGAAGCGTAAGTTCGATGAGTCGGACTGAGGCAGATGATAGCTTCACACAACCGGTGTGATGATGTTCTGCGTGGTGCGAATGCAGCGTTTGATGTACCTGGAAAGGCGTGGTTTTCTTGGAGATTTCCTGTTACCTGGGGATGGCATTATCGCGCACTCGTACGAGCAGCAGGCAAATGAATCTTCTCCGGCTTCTTTGCTGCGATGTTCGGTGTGTCCCTGCAGGATGCTGGCTCGCAAGGAGTAAAGAGAGGAGCAATTTTGTTGTTTAGATTTTTTTCTACAATCTCGTCTTTTTTTTGTATGTGACGATTTGCTGTGCTGGGGTCTCCGGGGGGCGACGCAGTCGCGCCTGGTCGCTCTCTCATCGAGACCGATTTTCTTCTCACATGGCTGGTGCATGTGTATGGCGAATCCCACGAGCCCTCGTAGGAAGGAACACCTGAAAAAACCACCCGAATGAAGGTGTCCAGAACTTGAAAAACACGTTGGAGACAACTCTCTTTCGCTACAGCGATGTTGCGTCGCACAAAGATTGCAAGTTCGTTTTATGCGAATGCCAGGTGGATGCTTTGCTACGCGATTTTGACAGCGAAGGGGGAAACACGCGTTGAGACGTGACGCCTAGGCCTGAGGACGATactgcgcgcctgctgccgaaGGCTGACAGAAGAGAGTCATAGTGGAGCGGACAGAGAGAGTCATAGTGGAGCGGACAAAGAGAGATCAATCTATCGCGCCCAAGCTAGTAAAGGAACTCCGACCGCATCCGTATTCTTAGCCAGGGTAGAAGGATTTATTCAAGGTTGTGAAGCTGCCGGTGCTCTTCACACGATGCGCCTACCCATCACGTATCtcctgcgcagaggccgatCGCATTGCCCTTTCCACTGCGCGTTTTTGCAGCGCATGAAACCGCATCTCTACCGCCATACCTTACTGGCGAAAACCCTGAGCCCTCGAAAGTTTAGGACGAGATGCTGAGTTACGCATGCTTCACAGTCTCCAGCTACGTTGCTACACAGGAGACAATAGTGATTTGTTGCGAAGTTCTTGGGCCCTTCAAAAAAAGGCGCATCTgggctgcggctctcgctcTTCCGTTCTATCTATACGTAGATATTGGTAATATCGCATACCCCTCCACATTCCGCTTTTGGCTCTCCACCGGCGCCTGTACTTACGAAGTTGACCCCCCGAATCGAGACAGTTGTTCCACTGTAAACTGAACATCCACTGCTAGGGCGTGCGACGACGGCGTGGGTTGGCCACTCAACAAATTCGTACATATGTGCCTATCTATTATCTGTATACCtgtatatgtacatatgaCTCTGCTAGTATACAGTGTTCCGAGATATGCGCAGGTTCGGACTCATGGCTCGCGATTCTATGGAGCAAGATGGCAGCGGGTATGGACGGTGGGAGCGCCAGgcatccgcgccgcccctcgaAGGCTGTTCCCTGGGCCGCCTGCGGGTGGCGCCTGGGGTTCCCTGTGTCTCGAAACACGTTTCAAGAGGAGAGATTGTTGCAAGCTACGCAGTCCGACTAAGAAGAGGGATCGGGGAACACAACACGAGGAACGAACAGCGAGAGTGCCCACTCCTTCAACAAAACGCGCTTGACTCCTTCGCATCGCCGTTGCCGCTCTGCCCCGTCACAAAACTCAGCTACGTATCAGTGCATGCGTCAGCGTCCAGGCAATTCCCATACTTGACATGCAGACACCTGCAGGCGGCTGTTCTCTTAAAACaaaggcgcatgcgcctcacGGATCACGCAGCGTCATTCACTCTCCTCGAGCCACCATGGGGCGGCCCAGCTTATCTCATTACCTGAAATCGCAATAAGCAACAAACGGCCCACTTTCTATGGATTGGCGCTCACATGCTGATATCTATGCATGTCTCCGGTTCTACAATCCTGCAGAAAAACTCTTTTGGGTCATGACGCTCGCACGGACAGAAGGTGCGAAGCTGCAGGTACCCGACGATGCGAATCAAACACAGCGCTGCGAAGGccacgcagaagagacagaagcagACTTTCAAGCCTCCGGCAACACGCAGCACGCAGGAGAAGAGCAACGGCATGAATCGGCTCGTGAACaagcagaggacgccgatgCCTCCATCGCTTGCCGACGACGACTGAACAAAACTCATGCGTAGAACGAAAAAATTATAAACGAATCTAAGTTTGACTAGATCTACACACACGTGAGTCGCGTCCATTATCGGACTCTGCAGCAGTGCTTCTACACACGTTACTTTCTAGGGAATGCTCTAAGCCACtccgctccgccgcagctcggAAAGTTCCCGCTAGGGGCCTCCTACAAGTCCCCTTCGGGCCCACGCTCTCCATACCCAGGCCCGCCCGGGCCAGGCACCCCCTGTTGTTGCCCCTGCCGCGACTTGGCGGGGAGCGACACCGCTGCCCTGCGCTGCGAAACCATCACAACGTCTCGAAACCAATGCGAAAGAGCGCTTTCCATAGCTACACACACAGTACAGAACGACACAGTTGTGACACGTTTTGCGCGTCTAAACctacgcgcgagagacacgctGTGAGACCCACGCATGCAGAAACACAAAACTCAAGAGACGACCCTCATTACGCAAATGGAGGCGCACCCCGCGGGGGCTGAGCCGAGAAACGACCGCAAAAACGTCGCAGCTCATCAGAAATATGCGAAGCTCGTTCGTCGCGCTAGGCCGAGACAACGTCGCACCAAAAAATCCTCCAGGTCTTGAACTGCCACGTCAaccccccccaccccctcccccctccgccgctcctcgTGGTTAGAACCTCGAAGGCGATTCTCATCTGACGTGAAAACGCATGCTTTCTCTCAGTAGCAGAATCTCCTGCACGCGGCATCTACACAGAGGCTTTGCCACCTTTGTCCGCATGCAACAGAACCCGCAACAACGAAGCGCGTCAACCCCACGGCTGCTAGAGACCTCTTCTGGCCTGCGACAGGGGCCTCTCGACTCCAGTCGCGTGCTGCCATTGCGGTCTCGCGCCGAGCCGGAACAGACACCTAACCAGACGTGAAAAAGCATGCACGTATGTCTAAACACTTGTGTGGAATGATAATTCGGACAAGGGGCGCCAGGGCGCATGCGGGGGGCACGGCCCCCCGCGTAGGCCTCTCCCCTAGAGGTCGCAGGTCCAGAcacctcccccccgccctcccttgcccggcgcggtcgcggatcAGCGTCGCGCCATAAAACACCCAAAATGCGTTTGCGAGACATGAGGAAGCCCCTCACACGTCCGCGCTGAAGGCGCAACGGACAAGTGGACTCACGAGCCGAGccctggcggccgcgacccccgcggcgcgcccacCCAGCGTGAGGAGTTGgggaggcgcgtctgcgcggcgccgcccgctaGATGCGGGCAGCACCCTGCTGAGCTTGCAAAGCGATTCTCCGCTTTAGCGCTGTGAcgatgcggcgcgcgagggctaccagcgccgcgtcttcgtgGCGCACGACAGCCTGCACCGTGCGCCCGAGGCCTGTCGGCTGCAGCCACAGACACACCCAAGGAAAATATCGACATGGATGCAGGCCCGCCTGCTACAGAGAGATGCCGTGCGCATATGTGCAAAGTTCGCACGGATACGAATATATAAAAGGATATACGATAtctatatatagatatataagCCTAAAGCCTCCTCTGCGAGCCTCCCGCGTGGAATCACGCCCGAGGAGACTCATCTTGCGATGAAGATGAAGATTTGACAAGATGCGAATGGATAAATGGGCGCTTTGAACGCCCTCTGGAAGAGAAAAAATCCACTCTTCTTTCCACCAGCCTATTCTCCCTCGCAGCTTCACGCAAGACTATGCGCAGAGTGCGATTAGAGCCATGCGAAACTCGccacgcgagcgcgcgacagCTTTTAAGCCTCAGTTAGAAACGACATCGCGAGGCTCCAGGCCTCACCGAAGGCCTCCCCGGGTGCAGACACCAGGTTTATACGTACTTTGAGAATCCGCAGCATGAGAGACACAGGCATCTGATGCACCAGCAGGCGATGCGTCTCGaccagcagccgccgcgtcgctgcagagtcctgaaaaaacaaaaaacacaAACACGAACGCGCAGACGGATGCTTCAGTTGTCATACATAAAAAACCTGAACTCAGGGACGGAAGCGAGACCCTGAAGCCTcggggcagcggcagcccccCACCACCCTTGAAGATCATCAAAACAGATTAGCTTCGCTCTGCCGATTGGTCAAAATACGCACACGGAGTTACCGACGCGCCATCGGCACACAGACCGCCAGGCTGAATCGCTGTCGCAAACCTGCAAGCGTGTGAGTCCCAACGACCTGCAGGCTGCCTACGCGGAGTGAGGTACAGCGGGACCTGCGGCCGTGTCGCATGTATAATAGTTTCTTGAATGGCCTTGTGCTCCCTCGAGCTCTCTCCCTCCACGATTCGCTAGAGTAGGTTTTTCGCTTACGGCACGCTGCAGAGCGTCTTCAAGCTCTGCCTTGAGCGTGAGgcacacgcgctgcagctcctgtTCGTCCGCGAagtcttcgctgccttctaGTCTCTCACTCTCTTCAGGGCTTCCCGCGAGCCGCCCCACCGTCGGTCCCGTCTCCCCTGGATCCTCGCCTGAGGCCCTCGACACTTGTCCGTGTTCTTCGCGGTCTGCGACGTCGCCTGTCTGCATCTCTTCTGCGGCAGTTCCACGCAGAGGGCTCTCGGTCTCGCTGGGcgacggcctccgcggcattTCTTCGGCTGCGCATTCGTCCTTCTCGTCACCTTCGAGCTTTGTCTCCGCGTTAGGGActctcgcgtcttctttcggctcgccgcggcctctgtgGAAAAGCAACAGCTGCGATGCTTTTGCTCGCTTTAgtctccctccctcctcgccgtcggcttTACTCTTTTTCCGCCGCTCAGCCGGGACCCTCGTGGGCGGGACCTCAGGCCTCCCGCGActgcctctctcgtcgtctACCTCGCGGCACGCGGCTTCGCCGTTGTCGGTagacgaggcagaaaaaaacacacacggCCGCCCCCCTTtcctcgcggcgtcttctccctctccgctgccACCTCCCCCCGAGCACTCACAGCCCCCGtctccgtcttctcgctctcgctgctccTTGACAGACGTGGCTCGCCCTGAAGGGGCGCTTGAAAGCTCCGTCGAGCACCCATTAGCTGCCTCCAGCGAGCCGCTCTGGCCTGCTGAGATTCCGCCGATCTCCCCCTCCGCGCTGGCCTCTcggagctgcgccgcggctgtctcccCGCTGCAATCTCCTTCGTTCGCTGCCTCCCGTGCAtcgaggccggcggccgcgcagatggcagcggcgcccgcatCATGGTCattcgtcgcctgcagcgcacgcgcgatGCGCGGAGCGTCTGCCTCATCTCGCGCatttctgtctccttcgcatccctcggctgcgccttctgctcccTGACGCCTCTCTCCGTGCGTCCCGCTTCCCTCGTGCTCCTCGACTCgatcctctctctcctcttccgccttctctgtccGTGTCACAGGTGTTCGCCTGCTCACTTCACTCGGCGTCTGCTCGACCTCCAGGTTGTCGGGAGTTCTTCGAgctggcgtctccgctttttcttcgttcCCTGCCGCAGACCTGCGTTCCCGCACGGGCGTCGTGGATGCGGAGGATGCTTTGAAGCGCAGCTCGCCAaagagcgagaagggcgccTTGGATTCAGATTctgccgacgccgccgactctttctcgggcgcgccgccgcctctcgcagcCCCGCTACTGCTCAGGAGAACCGCGTCCTCCTTcacttcgccttcttcttcgctctcctcgcaaCCCTCCTccgacgcctcgccgcctccgccaagCGGTagacggccgcgcgcacTGCCTCGTCTTTTCTGCAGTTCGGCGTCTcgagggcgctgcgccgaCAGAGACAGGATGCCGAAGCGCcggctcgtcgcgccgccgcttggcgacgcggcagacgcggagaaacACCggacgagagaagagagttGTGAGAGAGCGAGCtccggagagacagacaacAGGGGAAACGGcgcggaagccgcagacgttgcgcagagagaggaggcgcacgtGAGCAGACTCGCAGGGCGCAACGGAGCCGGGCCtacagacgaagacgaaagcACAGACGACGATGGGCAGCTCTCGCAGACATTTTCAAAATCCTGCAGTGTGGCTGGCGGCAGGGCgtgcgcggaggaagcgtcGCACACGGACAAACTCGAGGCTTGCTCCTTttgagcggcgccgcagaaagaCGCTGACAGGGAGTCTCCCTGAGGGCGACAGGGGGCCCCTTTGGCAGCCTGATATTCGGGAAATTGAGTATGGGCGGGCCGCGCCGGTCTCGGCGGCAGATTCGAGTcgaacgaggaggcggaagagcgcAGCatgggcgcggcgagcgccgaggaAGAGGTGAAGGAAGCGATAGGGGAAgaggccgacgacgcagaagaagacaccccctccgcgtgcggcgcgccacGTTCCACTGGCGCCTCGatccccgccccccctctgcCAAGTCCCGCGCCGAGGTGGCTGTTCGTCGTCGCGGCTTGTTGCCTGTTcagagacgagcgagaggaggcgagctggGGAGTTTTGTCTCCAGGCGAGAGGACGGAGCGCGGGCTTCCTGCGACCGGCTCTCCGTCTTCTGCaatctctccttcttccgcctctgcggccgcgtcgcctgctccACCGCGGCTGGACGTGAAGGAGCAAAGAGACGCAGCTGGGCAACTGGCGAGTGCGGACGCACTCggtgcagcaggcgccgagggcggaaACCCGCGCGTGGGATCAGAGACGATCGCAGGCGCAAGGCCGGTGCACGGAGTCGCTGAAAACGAGGACACCGACGCCATGGTGCAGCACGAGCGGgatgacgccgccgcagagaacgaagaggcagaagagaggtgcgaggaagggcgcgacggcggcgaagggtGAGCACTGGACAGGCTGCCGCTCGAGGAGAAGGATTTCGACTGCGTCCACCGGCGATCCGTGAAgctccgcgcgtctggcCTCCGCGACACGAAAGGC
This portion of the Besnoitia besnoiti strain Bb-Ger1 chromosome VII, whole genome shotgun sequence genome encodes:
- a CDS encoding myosin light chain MLC1 (encoded by transcript BESB_076890), with the translated sequence MSKLEKKCPICYDKLPSPADVLGPMDRELNYFMWMPGFEWRPEREAEEEDYDYESGSSSRRKEPAGAADEDMEEALEEMVEADEMKERFSDRASGGKITSDDALVLARQLGLAPSYADKEHIEKQSGDNLDYATFQKFVGASTHPEDNIEDLVEAFAYFDQSKHGFLSRKQMANILMTYGEPLTPAEFDALAGQYFKGDQIDYREFCEA